A region from the Achromobacter seleniivolatilans genome encodes:
- the thiE gene encoding thiamine phosphate synthase codes for MKPLRFPSGLYGVTPEWDDTERLMLAVRHAAEGGMRSLQLRRKNVPDAVRAEQARALAPLCRELGVVFLINDDWRLALEVGADGAHVGREDESLARIRAEAGPDLILGGSSYDDLTRARELLDAGADYIAFGAMFASTVKPDTVRAPLSVLTEARRLVEERDAPRPAVVAIGGITPANAPLVAQAGADSIAVITALFEAPSIRAAAVACSAPYSANPNRKP; via the coding sequence ATGAAACCGCTGCGCTTTCCCTCTGGCCTGTATGGCGTCACCCCGGAATGGGACGATACCGAGCGCCTGATGCTGGCGGTCCGTCATGCTGCCGAGGGCGGCATGCGGTCGCTGCAGTTGCGGCGCAAAAACGTGCCGGATGCCGTGCGCGCCGAACAGGCCCGCGCTCTGGCGCCGCTGTGCCGCGAACTGGGCGTGGTGTTCCTGATCAATGACGATTGGCGTCTGGCGCTGGAAGTGGGCGCCGATGGCGCGCACGTTGGCCGTGAAGATGAAAGCCTGGCGCGCATCCGGGCGGAAGCCGGTCCCGACCTGATCCTGGGCGGCTCCAGCTACGACGACCTGACCCGCGCCCGCGAATTGCTGGACGCAGGCGCCGATTACATTGCTTTCGGCGCCATGTTCGCGTCCACCGTCAAACCGGATACCGTCCGCGCCCCGCTGTCGGTGCTGACCGAAGCCCGCCGTCTGGTCGAAGAGCGCGATGCGCCCCGGCCAGCGGTCGTCGCCATCGGCGGCATTACGCCCGCCAACGCCCCCCTGGTGGCCCAGGCCGGCGCCGACTCCATCGCCGTTATTACTGCACTTTTCGAAGCGCCCAGCATCCGAGCCGCCGCGGTGGCCTGCTCTGCGCCCTATTCCG